Proteins encoded within one genomic window of Ctenopharyngodon idella isolate HZGC_01 chromosome 6, HZGC01, whole genome shotgun sequence:
- the pdzrn3b gene encoding E3 ubiquitin-protein ligase PDZRN3-B isoform X3, translating to MVNGKDLSKATHDQAVEAFRMAKEPIMVQVLRRAPRPKPTGPTGEAQVVDISTQTDITFQHIMALSKLPTSSPPVDVLEQYLLPEGHSPAHEYFDPNDFLEGMQHEIEREELEYEEVDLYRTNIQDKLGLTVCYRTDDEDETGIYVSEIDPNSIAAKDGRIQKGDRIIQINGIEIQNREEAVALLTSEEHPNVCLLLARPEIQLDEGWMDDDRNDYLDDLHMDMLEQQHHQAMQFTASMLQQKKHEEDGGTTDTATLLSHHHEKDSGVGRTDDSTRNDESSEQENLADDQTSASTTLGSRRRLAYSQDTLGSSDLPFSSESFISADYGDADFLGDFPADECERFRELLELKCQMRSTGSSGTPDQSLFWPVGSVGGGQGGDGEEGVDKELELLNEELRSIELECLSIVRAHRMQQLREQCREQSWMLHNSGFRNYNTSVDARRHELADISELPEKSDKDSSSAYNTGESCRSTPLTLELSPDNSLRRGNENQAEAGASSSTSGGGRILKPLLSPVQEACSPSRGRPTLLKESEVGTQPEVRERKAGRHAQPQSPYKHAHIPAHAQHYQSYMQLIQQKSVEYAQSQMSLVSMCRDPVASADLGPKMEWKVKIRSDGTRYITKRPVRDKLLKERALRIREERSGMTTDDDAISEMKMGRYWSKEERKQHAVRAKEQRQRREFMKQSRIDCLKEQGGSAEDKKELNIIELSHKKMMKKRNKKIFDNWMTIQELLTHGTKSPDGTRVYNSLLSVTTV from the exons atg GTGAATGGAAAGGACTTGTCCAAGGCAACGCACGACCAGGCAGTGGAGGCCTTCCGTATGGCTAAAGAGCCCATTATGGTCCAGGTGCTACGCCGTGCTCCCAGGCCCAAACCTACAGGCCCAACTGGGGAAGCACAGGTAGTAGACATCAGCACCCAGACGGACATCACCTTCCAACATATCATGGCCCTCAGCAAGCTGCCTACGTCCTCCCCGCCTGTGGATGTACTTGAGCAGTACCTGCTCCCAGAGGG ACATTCACCTGCTCATGAATACTTCGACCCCAATGATTTCCTTGAGGGAATGCAGCATGAGATTGAAAGAGAGGAGTTGGAATATGAG GAAGTGGATTTATACAGAACTAATATCCAGGATAAATTGGGGTTAACTGTGTGCTACAGGACTGACGATGAGGATGAGACGGGGATCTATGTCAGTGAG ATTGATCCGAACAGCATTGCTGCAAAAGATGGCCGAATTCAAAAGGGAGATCGAATCATCCAG ATCAATGGCATTGAGATCCAGAACCGTGAGGAAGCAGTGGCTCTTTTAACCAGTGAAGAACACCCAAATGTGTGCCTGCTATTGGCTCGACCAGAGATACAG CTGGATGAAGGCTGGATGGATGATGACAGAAACGACTACCTGGATGACCTCCACATGGATATGTTGGAGCAACAACACCATCAGGCGATGCAGTTCACCGCAAGCATGCTCCAGCAG AAGAAGCACGAGGAAGATGGAGGTACAACAGACACTGCCACGCTGCTCTCCCACCACCATGAGAAGGACAGTGGAGTGGGCCGCACTGACGACAGCACTCGTAACGATGAGAGTTCTGAGCAGGAGAATCTTGCGGACGACCAGACCAGCGCCTCCACCACGCTAGGCAGCCGTCGCAGGCTCGCCTACAGTCAGGACACCCTAGGTAGTAGCGACCTCCCCTTCAGCAGCGAGTCTTTCATTTCCGCAGACTATGGGGATGCGGACTTCTTGGGTGACTTTCCTGCTGACGAATGTGAACGGTTTCGTGAGCTTTTGGAGCTCAAGTGCCAGATGCGGAGCACGGGCAGCAGTGGTACACCAGATCAGAGCTTGTTCTGGCCCGTTGGCAGTGTAGGTGGCGGACAGGGTGGCGACGGCGAGGAGGGCGTCGACAAAGAGCTGGAGCTTCTGAACGAGGAGCTCCGCAGCATTGAGCTTGAGTGCCTGAGCATAGTCAGAGCACACCGCATGCAGCAGTTGCGTGAGCAGTGCCGCGAACAGTCCTGGATGCTGCACAACAGCGGCTTCCGCAACTACAACACGAGTGTGGATGCAAGACGCCACGAGCTAGCGGACATCAGCGAACTCCCAGAAAAGTCAGACAAGGACAGCTCCAGCGCGTACAACACAGGAGAGAGTTGCCGTAGCACGCCGCTCACTCTAGAGCTGTCGCCGGACAACTCTTTGCGGCGTGGAAATGAAAATCAGGCGGAGGCAGGGGCGAGTAGCAGTACATCAGGTGGCGGCAGAATTCTTAAACCTCTGCTATCGCCCGTCCAAGAGGCTTGCAGCCCCAGCAGGGGTCGCCCAACCTTGTTGAAAGAGTCGGAAGTTGGAACCCAGCCTGAAGTCCGAGAGCGCAAAGCAGGTCGCCATGCCCAGCCCCAATCGCCCTACAAGCACGCCCACATCCCGGCTCACGCCCAGCACTACCAGAGCTACATGCAACTGATCCAGCAAAAATCAGTGGAGTACGCCCAAAGCCAGATGAGCCTAGTCAGCATGTGCCGGGACCCCGTCGCTTCTGCCGACTTGGGACCCAAGATGGAATGGAAAGTGAAGATCCGCAGTGACGGTACACGCTACATTACCAAGCGGCCCGTCCGGGATAAGCTTCTGAAAGAGCGAGCCCTACGGATCCGAGAGGAGCGCAGTGGGATGACTACCGATGACGATGCCATCAGCGAAATGAAGATGGGTCGCTACTGGAGCAAAGAGGAACGCAAACAACATGCCGTTCGAGCCAAAGAGCAGCGCCAGCGCAGGGAGTTTATGAAGCAAAGCCGTATTGACTGTCTGAAGGAGCAAGGAGGCAGCGCCGAAGACAAGAAGGAGCTCAACATCATTGAACTGAGTCACAAAAAGATGATGAAGAAACGGAACAAGAAAATCTTCGACAATTGGATGACTATCCAGGAACTGTTGACCCATGGTACAAAGTCCCCCGATGGGACACGAGTGTACAACTCCCTACTGTCAGTGACCACGGTGTAG
- the pdzrn3b gene encoding E3 ubiquitin-protein ligase PDZRN3-B isoform X2, which yields MVKRVATCERARERDRGRERTEFLLSSKRKTRWSDLSMMGCRVCTLQKPQEQYKLLYEVCQVNGKDLSKATHDQAVEAFRMAKEPIMVQVLRRAPRPKPTGPTGEAQVVDISTQTDITFQHIMALSKLPTSSPPVDVLEQYLLPEGHSPAHEYFDPNDFLEGMQHEIEREELEYEEVDLYRTNIQDKLGLTVCYRTDDEDETGIYVSEIDPNSIAAKDGRIQKGDRIIQINGIEIQNREEAVALLTSEEHPNVCLLLARPEIQLDEGWMDDDRNDYLDDLHMDMLEQQHHQAMQFTASMLQQKKHEEDGGTTDTATLLSHHHEKDSGVGRTDDSTRNDESSEQENLADDQTSASTTLGSRRRLAYSQDTLGSSDLPFSSESFISADYGDADFLGDFPADECERFRELLELKCQMRSTGSSGTPDQSLFWPVGSVGGGQGGDGEEGVDKELELLNEELRSIELECLSIVRAHRMQQLREQCREQSWMLHNSGFRNYNTSVDARRHELADISELPEKSDKDSSSAYNTGESCRSTPLTLELSPDNSLRRGNENQAEAGASSSTSGGGRILKPLLSPVQEACSPSRGRPTLLKESEVGTQPEVRERKAGRHAQPQSPYKHAHIPAHAQHYQSYMQLIQQKSVEYAQSQMSLVSMCRDPVASADLGPKMEWKVKIRSDGTRYITKRPVRDKLLKERALRIREERSGMTTDDDAISEMKMGRYWSKEERKQHAVRAKEQRQRREFMKQSRIDCLKEQGGSAEDKKELNIIELSHKKMMKKRNKKIFDNWMTIQELLTHGTKSPDGTRVYNSLLSVTTV from the exons ATGGTCAAGAGGGTAGCCACATGTgaaagagcaagagagagagacagagggagGGAGCGCACTGAGTTCCTTCTCTCCTCCAAGAGAAAAACTAGATGGTCTGATCTGTCCATGATGGGGTGCAGAGTCTGTACTCTACAGAAGCCTCAAGAGCAATACAAACTCCTGTATGAAGTATGCCAG GTGAATGGAAAGGACTTGTCCAAGGCAACGCACGACCAGGCAGTGGAGGCCTTCCGTATGGCTAAAGAGCCCATTATGGTCCAGGTGCTACGCCGTGCTCCCAGGCCCAAACCTACAGGCCCAACTGGGGAAGCACAGGTAGTAGACATCAGCACCCAGACGGACATCACCTTCCAACATATCATGGCCCTCAGCAAGCTGCCTACGTCCTCCCCGCCTGTGGATGTACTTGAGCAGTACCTGCTCCCAGAGGG ACATTCACCTGCTCATGAATACTTCGACCCCAATGATTTCCTTGAGGGAATGCAGCATGAGATTGAAAGAGAGGAGTTGGAATATGAG GAAGTGGATTTATACAGAACTAATATCCAGGATAAATTGGGGTTAACTGTGTGCTACAGGACTGACGATGAGGATGAGACGGGGATCTATGTCAGTGAG ATTGATCCGAACAGCATTGCTGCAAAAGATGGCCGAATTCAAAAGGGAGATCGAATCATCCAG ATCAATGGCATTGAGATCCAGAACCGTGAGGAAGCAGTGGCTCTTTTAACCAGTGAAGAACACCCAAATGTGTGCCTGCTATTGGCTCGACCAGAGATACAG CTGGATGAAGGCTGGATGGATGATGACAGAAACGACTACCTGGATGACCTCCACATGGATATGTTGGAGCAACAACACCATCAGGCGATGCAGTTCACCGCAAGCATGCTCCAGCAG AAGAAGCACGAGGAAGATGGAGGTACAACAGACACTGCCACGCTGCTCTCCCACCACCATGAGAAGGACAGTGGAGTGGGCCGCACTGACGACAGCACTCGTAACGATGAGAGTTCTGAGCAGGAGAATCTTGCGGACGACCAGACCAGCGCCTCCACCACGCTAGGCAGCCGTCGCAGGCTCGCCTACAGTCAGGACACCCTAGGTAGTAGCGACCTCCCCTTCAGCAGCGAGTCTTTCATTTCCGCAGACTATGGGGATGCGGACTTCTTGGGTGACTTTCCTGCTGACGAATGTGAACGGTTTCGTGAGCTTTTGGAGCTCAAGTGCCAGATGCGGAGCACGGGCAGCAGTGGTACACCAGATCAGAGCTTGTTCTGGCCCGTTGGCAGTGTAGGTGGCGGACAGGGTGGCGACGGCGAGGAGGGCGTCGACAAAGAGCTGGAGCTTCTGAACGAGGAGCTCCGCAGCATTGAGCTTGAGTGCCTGAGCATAGTCAGAGCACACCGCATGCAGCAGTTGCGTGAGCAGTGCCGCGAACAGTCCTGGATGCTGCACAACAGCGGCTTCCGCAACTACAACACGAGTGTGGATGCAAGACGCCACGAGCTAGCGGACATCAGCGAACTCCCAGAAAAGTCAGACAAGGACAGCTCCAGCGCGTACAACACAGGAGAGAGTTGCCGTAGCACGCCGCTCACTCTAGAGCTGTCGCCGGACAACTCTTTGCGGCGTGGAAATGAAAATCAGGCGGAGGCAGGGGCGAGTAGCAGTACATCAGGTGGCGGCAGAATTCTTAAACCTCTGCTATCGCCCGTCCAAGAGGCTTGCAGCCCCAGCAGGGGTCGCCCAACCTTGTTGAAAGAGTCGGAAGTTGGAACCCAGCCTGAAGTCCGAGAGCGCAAAGCAGGTCGCCATGCCCAGCCCCAATCGCCCTACAAGCACGCCCACATCCCGGCTCACGCCCAGCACTACCAGAGCTACATGCAACTGATCCAGCAAAAATCAGTGGAGTACGCCCAAAGCCAGATGAGCCTAGTCAGCATGTGCCGGGACCCCGTCGCTTCTGCCGACTTGGGACCCAAGATGGAATGGAAAGTGAAGATCCGCAGTGACGGTACACGCTACATTACCAAGCGGCCCGTCCGGGATAAGCTTCTGAAAGAGCGAGCCCTACGGATCCGAGAGGAGCGCAGTGGGATGACTACCGATGACGATGCCATCAGCGAAATGAAGATGGGTCGCTACTGGAGCAAAGAGGAACGCAAACAACATGCCGTTCGAGCCAAAGAGCAGCGCCAGCGCAGGGAGTTTATGAAGCAAAGCCGTATTGACTGTCTGAAGGAGCAAGGAGGCAGCGCCGAAGACAAGAAGGAGCTCAACATCATTGAACTGAGTCACAAAAAGATGATGAAGAAACGGAACAAGAAAATCTTCGACAATTGGATGACTATCCAGGAACTGTTGACCCATGGTACAAAGTCCCCCGATGGGACACGAGTGTACAACTCCCTACTGTCAGTGACCACGGTGTAG